The DNA region CAAAAGTTATATGGTGGTACCCCAGAGTCTATGGGTCCAATCTTTGAACAATATTTCCGTAATGCTACGGGACTAGTCGTAGAAGATCCAGATTCAGGTTGTACTCTTTTGGATGTTTCGCGAGTAATGTCCAACAAAGCTTTTCGTGATTTGAAAATATCAAAATGTAAAAATCCCATCATCGTCCAGTTTTGGAAAGAGATCGCCGAGAAAGCTGGTGGGGAAGCGTCACTTGCAAACGTTGTACCGTATATCACTTCCAAGTTTGATGTATTTTTGGCAAATGAAATAATGCGACCGATCATTGCTCAAGAAAAATCTTCATTCAATATGCGTGAAGTCATGGATAATAAAAAGATTTTGTTAGTAAATCTTTCCAAGGGAAGGTTGGGCGACATCAACTCTCATCTAATCGGACTTATTCTCGTAGGAAAAATACTTATGGCAGCACTCTCTCGTGTGGATTCATTTGGTAAACCTATGAATGATTTCTTCCTTTATTTGGATGAATTCCAAAATGTAACCACGGATTCTATCGCTACTATTCTTTCTGAAGCACGCAAATATCGTCTTGGACTCACCGTTGCTCATCAGTTCATAGCTCAGCTTGATGATAAGATCAAGAATGCTGTTTTTGGTAACGTTGGTTCAATGGTAGTATTCCGTGTTGGTACCGAAGATGCTGAATTTTTGGAAAAACAATTCGTGCCAACCTTCACTCATACCGATATTACAAATCTGGATAACTTCAATGCTTATGTGAAGTTGTTAGCCGGAGGTCGTCCTGTCAAACCGTTTAATGTCGTCATTGCACGTCCAGAAAAAGGTAATGCTGAACAAGTAGATAAACTCAAAGAGTTGTCGTCATTATCATTTGGTAGACCTGGGGCAGAGGTGGAGGAAGAAGTGATGAGGAAATATCAGAAATAGGGCGGATTTACACAGTCCTTCCTAGAAGGAACATGATAATTTGCGACCACTAGACAAAATTAACCATTCATGTTAGTATGTTAAACGGCATGAAAACAAGTAGTACAAATAAAACAGATGCCATTCTCGCTCGCTTGAAAAAACAAAGGGCGCGGGGACGGATAGAACAGATCAACACCGATGCTCATCTTATTAGGCTCAAAGAAAAAGGCGACATTACGCAAGCTCAGTTTGATGATGTGACAGGTCGGCAAAAGGAGAAAAGTGATTAATATGTAAATAAAAAAATAACATAAATCAAATTAAAAGGTCCCTCACAAGCTCGGGACCTTTTTTCTTGGATTATTTACAGCAATTATTATGGTTTACGATCCAGATCAATAGGAGTAAAAGATAGAAGGGAAAGGTCTTTACTCATTTGCATAGCGAAAGCGTCACCTCGGATATGTTGTTGTATTGTCTTTATATCCGCTCCAGCTTCTTCTGCTAATTTTTGAATGACTGCCAGAGTGTTTTTGTGCACTTCAAGAGAAGTTGTCGCGCGTTCCATGATCTCTTGCTTGTTTTGTTTATTGGCTTCAACTATGACCTTTTCCAATCTATTTATAAATACTGACAATTGAGCTTGTATTTCTCCGAAAAGGACGAAACGAAAAGGGTCTTCTTTTATCTCATTTCTAACCGATTCTGTTATGGCAGAACCGTTCATGATTTCAAAACTGTATGATACTAGACGCTCTAGAGACTCGTGTCCAGCTCCTACTACAATTCTTGGTAATTTAAAATTCTTAACTTGACCTGTCTTTTCTGATTCAAAATATTTGACTGCTGGTGTATAGCCAAGGTCAATGTCATCAAATGTTCGGCGTAACTTTTCTCCGATATCATTTGTGCCCGTGGCAAAATCTATGGCGAAACCGAGATGCTCTGAATGCTTGGGATCAATCTCAATCTGAGCGACAGAATCTATACCTCTAACAAAGTCATCGTATTGTGAAGTTACGATCATTTTGACTTTTTCAGCAAGCCAACCATAATTTTCCATTACATTACGAAATGCGAATTCTGCCGCTAAACCTCTTTCAGATTGCTCACGTCGTTCTTCGTTTTGAGAATTCCTCCTATTTTCAAATTTATGTTTAAGAACGTCACAAGTTTTGATATCTTTATCAATCTCTTGTTCACTAAAATGTTTATGACCTCGGAAACTTTCTAGTTTGATACGTTTCTCGTCTATTTCTTCGTTTACTTTCTCAATGTCCAACAATTCCTTGACACCAGCCTCTTCTGTAGATTTGAATGATTCCATATTATTATATTATTATAAAGGCATTTCTCCAGTTTCTATTTGGTGATGTACGTCTTCAAGTGTAATGTTCTTTATATTACCTTGAAATCTTGGGTGTGTTTGAAATGCGGGGTTATGGACGATATCACTAAAAGCTTTTGACCATTTTGAATTGTTTGCCCATTCAAATGTAATACTTTCCAATCGGTCATGATCTAGTGTTTCTTCTGGATGTTCTGTTACGAATTTTTCTACCGCCAGTTGCATCTGACGAAGGTTATAATTGCTCGATGGGGGACCGTCTAGAAGTTTATTAATTTCAGCACCAACATCTTTTGCTTTAGGTGTTTCTGCTGGTGATGATTCTGTGTAGTTCATGGCTCAATAATACACCTGATTGGAGTTGTTGTTAAATGTATGTGTATGAAAGTAAAAAAATTAGGCCGCCATTCAGTTAAGAATGACGACCTAGTGAGGCGGGAGATTACCTGTGGTAACCGTACACGCCAGAATGTTGTTGTCGTGGTGCCGGCGCCTGTCGTTCGGTCTTGAGACCGTACGTGTGCGCCGTCCTCTCCATAAAGTACCGTTGAGAATTCATTGGTACCGTTATGATCGGGTACCCGGAGTGAGTGGGTACAAATCGAGGAGACGGTTGACATGGCGCCGGTGCCACATAGACTCGTTGCACTGGAGCGTAACTATAGACTGGTTGATGAACTACAACAGGTCGCGCTGGGACATATACGACTGGCGGAGGAGTCCGACAGAACGAAGATCCGTTCCCGCTACCAATCCGGACACTAACCCCGAAGCTCAATTGGGCTTGGGTAGTATTGGCCATAGCCAATAGAACAACCGCAAAGCAAGCAGATTTAATCAAAGTTTTCATTGTACAATCTTTCTCTTTTATCCCAAGGTTATCTTGAGATTTCTGTTACCATTATAGCATGTTTAATACCCAAAAGTCAAGCTCATTTTTGACCCTACTTGAAAGAACTGTGGAAAACCTATACACTGCTTGGGTAGTAGAAAGTAGGGTTTTGTAGGGGCCTGCCCTGCGAAGCTCTGACTGTAAAGAAGAGCGAAGCCCTCCTTCGTTAAAACTACGAAGGGTAAACAGGGCCTTATCGTCTAATGGTTAGGACACGGCCTTCTCAAGGCTGTAATCCGGGTTCGACTCCCGGTAAGGTCACAAATTTTTTAGAGCTAAGTAGAGCCAAATATTTTTTATACTAAAGAACTTATACACTGTTCAGGTCTATTTTTGTATTGTAAAGTTACGGTAATATGAAAAATTTACAGAAAGGTTTTGTTGTTCAAAGTATAATTGGATTATTAACTCTACTCCTTATTGCTGGTGGGGCATATTATGCAGGGACGTTAAAAAAATTGACTTCTATAATTGATAAAGATTTCGTTGAAGATAGTAATATGGATAGTTTAGTACAAGAGAAGGGAGATATCCTTATTAGACAATTACCTATATCAACATCTACACTAAATTTAGTAAACGTCGAATTGCTCCCAACTCCTCATAGGGGAGCAAATATAACTGAGTTTTCTTTAGGACAAGTTTTTGAGATATCTACGATTTTTAATATGAGCAATAGTTTGTCAGAAATTGATCTAAAAAATATTAATATTGAAGTATCGGTACCTGACGGTCGTGTCGTAGCTGTTATTGAACTTGAATGTGAGAAAACTCAAAATATTTTCTATTGTGCAAATAATGTGTGGAATACGAGTAATTTACAAAGCGGGCAGAAGCAGTATAAATTTAGTGTAAGTGGCACAGATTCACTTAAGAAGAAAGTCCTAGGTTCTATTGTCCGCGAATTTACATTTAAGGATGTATCAAAAAATTTATGTAAAGCAGTGTACTCTCAAAACAATATTGATAATGTTAATGAAAACAAATTTAATTTAGTTTTTGTTGGAAGTGGATACTCTAATGTAATTGGAGAATCATTTTCAGAAGTTTTCACAAAAGTTTCATCTAAATTAATAGATCTCAATGCTATTGGCCATGGACTTTTTTCCATTGATCCTTTCAGAGGTAATAAAGATCTTTTTAATTTTTGGTATATAGATAAATCATATCCTCTTGAACAATGTACGCTTATAAATAATTCTTGTCCAAGAGAAGACATTTTAAAATTAGCTGAGAATTGTCAATACCCAAATTCTTATGTTGTGGAGGTTCATGATAGAAATGCATACGATCAAGAGGTTGGGGCTTCAGCCAGAAGTATTGTGGTTGCAATGCCGTACTTCAAGTTTTCAGATCCTACACAATTCGCAGATATTGACTCTCTCCAAAGAACATTTGTTCATGAATTTGGGCATACTTTTTCGGATCTTGGTGATGAATATGTGCTTTTTCCTGAACAAAAATCGACTCCTGTCCAGATAAATATTCAGAAACTGAAGTCGATTTTTCAAGCCCAGAAAAATATTTTTTATGGTACTTTAAATGAATGTCAAAAAGAAGCCCCTTGGCGTAACATTGCCGGCACAGGATGCTTTGAAGGGGCTGGGAAAATTGGTTTTAATGCTTTTAGACCGACAGAGAATTCCCTGATGCGTGATCAATTTCTTGATCCGTTTACTTTTGGGGCATACAACTCTTCTCTTATTATTAAGACATTTGATCATTTCCTAATTAAATCAAAAATAATAAATAGTGAGAATTTGTAGTCCTGAAAGCTACGCAATAGGGTCACAGAATTATGTTATAATTGGTCTTATTAGAAAAACATAAAAAATCATGAGTTCATCTTTTAAGGGTATTATAAGTGTTATTATTTCTGCTATTTTCTTTTTCCCTTGGGTGTGGATGGGTATTTTCCATATTAAGTTGCCTGCTCTTGTGGCATTGATGATTGGATTGGTTGCGGCAATTATCGCCGTTATGTTTGGATCTCAGGCCAGAAAGGGAGGTTCTAGAATATGGGGAACAGCAGGTCTGACATTGGGGATAATTTCTACGGTCTTGAATGTGGTCAATATAATTGCAGTTGCTTTAAGCCGTGCGTAAAAAACTTATTGTTATCGCAATAGTTAGTTAAAGTAGCGTATACTCCTCATAATATTTATGGTTTATATGCGCTGATATATTTTGTGTCATTTTTTATACTTTTCTATCTTTATATTTTTTTAACAAAATAAAGGTCAATAATACCTTCTATATTTATGGTATGATTTAATTTATGTAATGGTAAGAGATAAGACATGAGTAAAATTAACATCACCAAACCACATAAAATCATTTTAACATCTTGTTTTGTTGTTATAGTACTTGGTGTTGTGGCGTATCTTTTCTCAAGAAATGTAAGCTCACCTGTCTCAGAATTTGTTTCAACTGATACGGTTGTTGTGGCAACTACATCGGATTCATTGATGGTATCTTTGGTGAACATGACGACAACTGTTGTTGATACAACAGATTGGACTAGTGGCTCTGATTCCAATTTTGATATTTCATTTAAATATCCTACGAACTGGGTTATATCAACGACTAGTGATAAAAGAGGTATCTACTCCTTAACTGTTACTGATTCTTCGTGGGGTAGTGATTTTAAAAATCAGGTTAAGATATCATTTACGAGTCATCAGAATTGCAGCGGAAATGGGTATGATCAACCTGAAATTTTGGGCTTAAAAGTAAGCGATGGTAAGTGGAGTTACAACAAAACATCTATAGGTAGGACACTTTGTTTCCCAGATAAACAATTTTATATAAGAATGACGGCTGTTTCGGCTCAAGCAAAAAATATAGCCGAGCAGATACTTTCGACTATAAAATTCAATCCGGTAGCTGAAAATTCATGGAAGAAATTCTTCGATAGGACTTTGGGGTTGGAGTTTGAATATCCTGCTTATTTGGGACATGTTATCGTCGAAAAAGCAAATTCAATGAGTTGTCCAGAGATGAAGACGTACGCTCGGAATGGGCAATTGGAAGCAGAGGATTATCTTATCTGGTTTTCAAACCTTCAGCATATCGGTACAAGTACGTCTTATGTGGAATACTATATTCCTCTCATAAAAACCGAAAACAGTACGATGGTATGCGGAATTGATTTGGTTGAGCTTCGTAAGAATTTAGCTTCGAATCCTCAGTATCAATCATCAGCATTTCCACAATTGTATGCCACGGATGCTTATGTTTCGACTATAGGTACTACCATTGGGACGTCTGCTAATCAGTTTTATACTTTATATTTTATAAAGCGTAATTCTATGGTAGTTATTCAGCCAGATATCAGGTTTATGCCGGTTGCGAATTCGAATGAGGAAAATGAGATAGTACAGAAGGAAACTACGAAGGATATGTATTCTTCAATCATTAATTATGTACTTAAGAGTGATAGTGCTAAGCCGATAAGGAATTACATGGATGATTTTAAAAAGGTTGTAGCTAGTATGAAAATCGTTGATTAAAATATAATCCACATAAATTTTTAAAGATGTGGTAAAATTTAGTCCATGTCAAGTTTAAAAGAAAAATCATATTATCTAATAGCGAACATTTGGATTATGGTCGTAATTGGATTTGGTGTGCTTTTGTATGGAAAAGCTTTTAATTTTATTACAGGCCCAATAGCTGAAACTTTTGATAATATTTCTTTGTATATTATCTCTGCACTTTTCATATTTATCATGGTTGGGCACGTAATCCTTGCTAAGAGAAATGGCAAAATTTCTGAAATTTTTATTGAAGGAGGTTATAGTGGGTACTCTTGTTCGTGGACAATAGATGAGAATAAGGATTTTGAAGTATTTTGGGGCACAATAAAAACCTGGCTTTTTATGATTGCTTTGTATGTTATCGGTATAATTTTTCTTTTCTTCTTAGGTAAATGATTCAAGCGATATCTTTATTTTTTTATGTAATTTCTATCAGTCATCAATTTTGAAAGCCAACCTAATGGTTCACACTCTCAAAATAAAAAGCAAAGAGTATTTCATCTTTGCTTTCGTGTGAATTGATCTAGTTTTTTTAGATTGCTTCAATGGTACTTCCGTAGACATCAAAGCCTTTGCCTATTGTCAGAACCCCACTATTTCTTGTTTCGATCTTGAGCTCCCCATGATCGAGAATCAGGGTACCTGTAAGGTCTCCG from Candidatus Paceibacterota bacterium includes:
- a CDS encoding M64 family metallopeptidase — protein: MKNLQKGFVVQSIIGLLTLLLIAGGAYYAGTLKKLTSIIDKDFVEDSNMDSLVQEKGDILIRQLPISTSTLNLVNVELLPTPHRGANITEFSLGQVFEISTIFNMSNSLSEIDLKNINIEVSVPDGRVVAVIELECEKTQNIFYCANNVWNTSNLQSGQKQYKFSVSGTDSLKKKVLGSIVREFTFKDVSKNLCKAVYSQNNIDNVNENKFNLVFVGSGYSNVIGESFSEVFTKVSSKLIDLNAIGHGLFSIDPFRGNKDLFNFWYIDKSYPLEQCTLINNSCPREDILKLAENCQYPNSYVVEVHDRNAYDQEVGASARSIVVAMPYFKFSDPTQFADIDSLQRTFVHEFGHTFSDLGDEYVLFPEQKSTPVQINIQKLKSIFQAQKNIFYGTLNECQKEAPWRNIAGTGCFEGAGKIGFNAFRPTENSLMRDQFLDPFTFGAYNSSLIIKTFDHFLIKSKIINSENL